TTAATTCATAGTTACTTTTTCTTCAGTTTTCTTAGCTGTCAACTTTTTCTTTAGTGCAGCAAGTAATCCTGCTGCTATAGTTCCTCCTATCGTCGCAGGTTCGGGAACTTGCTTTGTGACTACCGGATTATTCGTGCTATCAAAGCTACCGGAAGGAGCACCAACACTAGCTGTAGGAGACGCGTATGACTCTATTAGAAATCCTGTGCTACTATCCAAATCGCTACCAACAATACTTAACAAAAAAAGCTCTCCTTTAGTGAAAAAATTACCATTTGGTTGGAGTGGTATATCTCTTAGAGCATAATACCCTCCTGAAAGCTCTGCTAATTCTCCTTGTGATGGGACTTCTTCAAGTCGTTGGGTGAAAGCAGGAGCAATATTATTACCTGACCAATTGGCTTCAAAATCATCAAATTCATTGATGGAAGAGTTACTGGGAACAAACTCAATCAAACCATTCCCATTTGAATCTGTACCTGAGAAAAAGCCGGACAAGGAACCACCACCAGAAAAACCATCTACAAAGAAAGATATTTTGGCAGCATTTGCGGGATTTGCTTCAAAAGCAAAACCTAAAGCAACTCCAGCAAGTGTAATTGTGAGTTTAGACAAACATGATTTCATGGAAATTACCCTAATACTTAA
This genomic interval from Scytonema hofmannii PCC 7110 contains the following:
- a CDS encoding PEP-CTERM sorting domain-containing protein (PEP-CTERM proteins occur, often in large numbers, in the proteomes of bacteria that also encode an exosortase, a predicted intramembrane cysteine proteinase. The presence of a PEP-CTERM domain at a protein's C-terminus predicts cleavage within the sorting domain, followed by covalent anchoring to some some component of the (usually Gram-negative) cell surface. Many PEP-CTERM proteins exhibit an unusual sequence composition that includes large numbers of potential glycosylation sites. Expression of one such protein has been shown restore the ability of a bacterium to form floc, a type of biofilm.) codes for the protein MKKRCSSLATAIFVENNLFALNSLGLKVHPHPTLHVLSIRVISMKSCLSKLTITLAGVALGFAFEANPANAAKISFFVDGFSGGGSLSGFFSGTDSNGNGLIEFVPSNSSINEFDDFEANWSGNNIAPAFTQRLEEVPSQGELAELSGGYYALRDIPLQPNGNFFTKGELFLLSIVGSDLDSSTGFLIESYASPTASVGAPSGSFDSTNNPVVTKQVPEPATIGGTIAAGLLAALKKKLTAKKTEEKVTMN